One Desulfobulbus oligotrophicus DNA segment encodes these proteins:
- a CDS encoding insulinase family protein has translation MTTFTIGSTYHGFLLQKKEAIPEIHSTAFLFTHTVLGCQALAIKNQDINKTFCVSFMTVPEDSTGVAHILEHSVLMGSQKYPVKDVFGEIHKGGLMTFLNAMTGSDTTWYPFATRNLKEYFNIMDVYCDVVFNPLLLRSTFEQEGWHYHLEKNEDQLQYMGVVFNEMKGAYSDPIRALFHNIYQGLMPESTYAHESGGNPRCIPDLTYEQFVAFHRSHYHPSNCTLFFYGDAPLEEELAFVQQRFLAQFTEPVPKAGIKEGVETTAPRFITDTYPVQPGSPTEQRSFLAISSTVGTVHDRKRNAAFQIIANILFNSDGSPLKKAIINASLCKDFGGVFLANTAHKTFMVTYLIGTDPEKRDHFLALYKATLTRMVEQQLDRDLVLSELNKHEFTVREEMNKAQRGLDLINKALPALKYEMSPFAALRMEELLAEIRKEATENGYFEQLIRTFLLDNPATVTVTLAPDPEKMAENVRQEQQQLETFALSLTKESRLQLVQRTKELMALQATPTSLEDLHRLPRLSLDDLDRQPPFHAVLPSSLGTETELLINDLDTNGICYLDFGLDCSSLPVHLLPYLDLFATILTEIGTAKKDYMQFAKAINLCTGDFSHSFQVYVRADDQTRVRPILWLHMKALSGYLAQALDLLTEVLTSVDFSDIHHIEEIVQREFAWAEHAAQSEGYSLAATRTFSHLSRAGQYHEYVQGMHAYLHLKQLAGNYPAQETALYDALGQIRDLLFRRQGLIVAITAEDRDIRNFQELGLSVVQGLPDLPLQPVHPRFAQPPASQAFKTSAEVVFNVQACTLFPDIRQYNGSFEVLRTWLSRDYLWNTVRQMGGAYGCFIRFNHLTGNFGMVSYRDPQVKKTYEAYEALPTVVNELKSIPTELLQQLIIGAYGSATPHQGPAAQGAAARNDYLSGITPVFRQQRIEEMIQTSAQDLQAFAPLFNQLQTTRYRSTIGNGEKIEHDKDLFSEITEL, from the coding sequence ATGACCACGTTTACCATTGGTTCAACCTATCACGGCTTTCTCCTGCAGAAGAAAGAAGCTATTCCGGAAATTCATTCCACCGCGTTTTTGTTTACTCATACGGTTCTCGGTTGTCAGGCCTTAGCCATTAAAAATCAGGATATCAACAAGACGTTCTGTGTATCCTTCATGACCGTTCCCGAAGATTCGACCGGTGTAGCCCATATTCTCGAGCACTCGGTTCTGATGGGCTCTCAGAAGTATCCTGTCAAGGACGTGTTCGGTGAAATTCATAAGGGCGGCCTGATGACCTTTCTCAATGCCATGACCGGGTCAGACACCACCTGGTATCCCTTTGCCACACGCAACCTCAAAGAGTACTTCAACATCATGGACGTCTACTGCGACGTGGTCTTTAACCCGCTCCTGCTGCGTTCAACCTTTGAACAGGAGGGGTGGCACTATCATCTGGAAAAAAATGAAGACCAGCTCCAGTACATGGGTGTGGTGTTCAATGAGATGAAGGGTGCCTATTCCGACCCGATCCGGGCCCTGTTTCATAATATTTATCAGGGATTGATGCCGGAATCGACCTATGCCCACGAATCAGGCGGCAATCCCCGATGTATTCCCGACCTCACCTATGAACAGTTCGTGGCCTTTCACCGCTCACACTATCACCCTTCCAACTGCACCCTGTTTTTTTACGGTGACGCTCCTCTGGAAGAAGAACTGGCCTTTGTTCAACAGCGCTTCCTGGCACAATTTACAGAACCGGTGCCCAAGGCCGGGATCAAAGAAGGGGTGGAGACAACAGCCCCCCGGTTCATTACCGACACCTACCCGGTGCAGCCGGGAAGCCCCACAGAACAGCGATCGTTTCTGGCCATAAGCTCGACCGTCGGCACAGTGCACGACCGGAAACGCAATGCCGCCTTTCAGATCATTGCCAACATCCTGTTCAACTCCGATGGCTCACCGTTAAAAAAGGCCATCATCAACGCCTCATTGTGCAAAGATTTCGGTGGTGTGTTTTTGGCAAACACGGCCCATAAAACCTTCATGGTCACCTATCTGATTGGAACAGACCCGGAAAAACGTGATCATTTTCTTGCCCTCTATAAGGCAACGCTGACCCGCATGGTTGAACAGCAGCTGGATCGTGATCTGGTTCTCTCGGAGCTCAACAAGCATGAATTCACGGTCCGGGAAGAGATGAACAAGGCACAGCGTGGTCTTGACCTGATCAACAAGGCCTTACCTGCCCTGAAGTATGAGATGTCGCCGTTTGCAGCCCTGCGCATGGAAGAGCTTTTAGCAGAGATCCGGAAGGAGGCAACGGAAAACGGCTATTTTGAACAACTCATCCGTACTTTTCTGTTGGACAACCCAGCCACGGTCACCGTCACTCTTGCTCCGGATCCGGAAAAAATGGCAGAAAATGTCCGCCAGGAGCAACAGCAACTGGAAACCTTTGCCCTATCCCTCACCAAAGAGAGCCGGTTGCAGCTGGTGCAACGAACCAAAGAACTGATGGCGCTTCAGGCAACCCCCACCTCTCTTGAGGATCTGCACCGTCTGCCGCGCCTTTCATTGGACGATCTTGATCGACAGCCGCCATTTCATGCAGTGCTGCCCTCTTCTCTGGGTACAGAAACCGAACTGTTGATCAACGATCTTGACACAAACGGTATCTGCTATCTCGATTTTGGCCTGGACTGCTCCTCACTGCCTGTCCACCTGTTGCCCTATCTTGACCTGTTTGCCACCATTCTCACTGAAATCGGCACCGCTAAAAAAGATTACATGCAGTTTGCCAAGGCCATCAACCTGTGTACCGGCGACTTCTCTCACTCTTTTCAGGTCTATGTACGTGCCGATGACCAGACCAGAGTTCGGCCGATACTCTGGTTGCACATGAAGGCGTTATCCGGTTATCTGGCGCAGGCTCTCGACCTCCTGACAGAGGTGTTAACCTCGGTCGATTTCTCCGATATCCATCACATCGAAGAGATCGTGCAGCGGGAATTCGCCTGGGCGGAACATGCGGCCCAGAGTGAAGGGTACTCTCTGGCGGCTACCAGAACCTTTTCTCATCTCAGCCGGGCCGGTCAGTACCACGAATATGTGCAGGGCATGCATGCCTATCTCCACCTGAAGCAGTTAGCCGGCAACTATCCGGCACAGGAGACGGCGCTGTACGATGCCCTTGGTCAGATCCGCGACCTCCTGTTTCGCCGCCAGGGTCTGATTGTGGCAATCACCGCTGAAGATCGCGATATCAGAAACTTTCAGGAGCTGGGACTGTCTGTGGTCCAGGGATTACCGGATCTTCCCCTGCAGCCGGTGCACCCCCGGTTTGCTCAACCCCCTGCGTCCCAGGCCTTTAAAACGTCGGCAGAGGTGGTGTTCAACGTGCAGGCCTGTACGCTCTTTCCTGACATCCGTCAGTACAACGGGTCCTTTGAGGTCCTCCGGACCTGGCTGTCTCGTGATTATCTGTGGAATACCGTACGACAGATGGGTGGGGCCTACGGCTGTTTTATCCGGTTTAATCACCTCACCGGCAACTTCGGCATGGTCAGTTATCGCGATCCCCAGGTGAAAAAGACCTATGAGGCCTATGAGGCACTCCCGACCGTGGTCAATGAACTGAAAAGTATACCTACAGAGCTGTTACAGCAACTGATCATCGGTGCCTACGGTTCAGCCACCCCGCATCAGGGACCGGCGGCTCAGGGTGCAGCTGCCCGTAATGACTATCTGTCTGGAATCACTCCGGTGTTTCGTCAACAGCGAATTGAAGAGATGATCCAGACCAGTGCTCAGGATCTGCAGGCCTTTGCCCCTCTCTTCAACCAGTTACAGACGACTCGTTATCGAAGCACCATCGGTAACGGTGAAAAGATTGAACACGATAAGGATCTGTTCAGCGAAATAACAGAACTGTAA
- a CDS encoding DnaJ family domain-containing protein — translation MFSIIQTIAERKIQQAMAEGKIPDLSHWKNKPLPPDDMANVPEDLRMAYRLLKNAGYVPEEVALQKEITRLEQVLVDCTDEKEKIRQLKRISFLQTKLGCRRGRPLELGEDGPYYNRVVDRLSSPRKD, via the coding sequence ATGTTTTCCATTATTCAGACTATTGCAGAGCGCAAGATTCAGCAGGCTATGGCTGAGGGGAAAATTCCTGATCTCAGCCACTGGAAAAACAAGCCGCTGCCTCCCGATGATATGGCCAACGTGCCGGAGGATCTGCGTATGGCGTACCGTCTTTTAAAAAACGCAGGATACGTCCCTGAAGAGGTGGCGCTGCAAAAAGAGATCACCCGGCTTGAACAGGTACTGGTTGACTGCACAGATGAAAAGGAGAAGATCAGACAGTTGAAGAGAATCAGCTTTCTGCAGACCAAGTTAGGGTGTCGTCGAGGCAGACCCTTGGAGCTGGGTGAGGATGGGCCCTATTACAACCGGGTGGTGGACAGGCTGTCGAGTCCGAGAAAGGACTGA
- a CDS encoding molybdopterin-binding protein → MVHKTTPSVKSIVPVEQAVGMVLPHDITEIVKDTFKGRAFRKGHIIRKEDIDHLRRLGKEHIYVLQLGPDEVHENEAALLMAEALSGDGVTYSTEIVEGKVGLRAAVDGLLKVNREALYRFNLLGEVMCATLQNNTPVQKGEQVAASRAIPLVARRSVVREAVAIAREEGAIVQVLPLATVRAGLVITGNEVFHGRIEDRFEQVLRDKLATLGSTVGTVRFAPDDPEQIASAIQACLEEGAELIVTSGGMSVDPDDVTRLGIAVAGAEAVVYGTPVLPGAMFLVGRIGSVPVLGVPACGMFHKITVLDLVLPRILTGETIGREELAQLGHGGLCRNCATCQYPVCSFGKA, encoded by the coding sequence ATGGTGCACAAGACAACTCCGTCAGTAAAATCGATAGTTCCGGTGGAACAGGCTGTGGGAATGGTTCTGCCCCATGACATCACCGAAATCGTGAAAGATACGTTCAAGGGACGGGCCTTCCGCAAAGGACATATCATCCGGAAAGAGGATATTGACCATCTGCGTCGTTTGGGCAAGGAACACATTTATGTGCTGCAACTTGGCCCGGATGAGGTGCATGAAAATGAAGCGGCGTTACTGATGGCTGAGGCTCTGTCCGGAGATGGCGTGACATATTCAACGGAGATTGTCGAGGGTAAGGTGGGTTTGCGGGCGGCAGTGGATGGACTGCTGAAGGTGAATCGGGAGGCGTTGTACCGTTTTAACCTGCTGGGTGAAGTGATGTGTGCCACGCTTCAAAATAACACCCCTGTTCAAAAAGGTGAGCAGGTTGCAGCTTCTCGGGCCATTCCCCTGGTGGCCCGGCGTTCTGTTGTGCGTGAGGCGGTGGCCATTGCCCGAGAGGAAGGGGCGATTGTACAGGTTCTTCCCCTGGCAACCGTGCGTGCCGGTTTGGTCATCACCGGTAATGAGGTCTTTCATGGCCGGATTGAAGATCGTTTTGAGCAGGTCCTGCGTGATAAGTTGGCGACTTTGGGTTCCACCGTGGGCACGGTGCGGTTTGCTCCGGACGACCCTGAACAGATTGCGTCCGCGATCCAGGCCTGTTTGGAGGAGGGGGCAGAGCTGATAGTCACTTCCGGTGGTATGTCGGTTGATCCGGATGATGTAACGCGTTTAGGCATTGCTGTAGCCGGTGCCGAGGCAGTGGTGTACGGAACACCGGTTCTCCCCGGTGCCATGTTTCTTGTCGGTCGGATAGGGAGTGTACCGGTTCTTGGGGTACCTGCCTGCGGCATGTTCCATAAAATAACGGTTCTGGATCTGGTGCTGCCCCGCATCCTGACCGGTGAGACCATCGGGCGTGAAGAGCTGGCGCAGTTGGGGCATGGTGGCTTGTGTCGTAACTGTGCAACCTGTCAGTACCCGGTCTGCAGTTTTGGAAAGGCCTGA
- a CDS encoding histidine phosphatase family protein: MQRLIYLLRHGEIETSVPRRFVGRSDLPLSSSGIRQAQVLGEQFRSMSFARVVTSPLQRAVQTAVLVSGWTVDMMEQNGAFAEIDLGDWEGRTVMEIEHLFPGAYEERGRNLEHYRPCRGESFGDVAARALPALEALLTGREQGPILIVAHAGVNRVLLSRLLQRPVQQLFKIPQDYGAINILQVRAQGVEVLAVNLCKQIPTSEDQ, from the coding sequence ATGCAACGTTTGATCTATTTGCTGCGCCATGGTGAGATCGAAACCAGTGTTCCCCGTCGTTTTGTCGGCCGGTCCGATTTACCGCTCAGCAGCTCCGGAATCCGACAGGCGCAGGTCTTGGGAGAGCAGTTTCGCTCCATGTCTTTTGCGCGTGTTGTTACCTCGCCTTTGCAACGGGCCGTACAAACGGCTGTACTGGTCAGCGGTTGGACAGTTGATATGATGGAACAGAACGGAGCCTTTGCAGAGATTGATCTCGGCGATTGGGAAGGTCGCACGGTAATGGAAATCGAACACCTCTTTCCCGGGGCTTATGAGGAGCGCGGTCGGAATCTGGAACACTACAGACCTTGCAGAGGAGAGAGTTTTGGTGATGTGGCTGCCCGTGCGCTTCCTGCTTTGGAGGCTCTTCTCACCGGCCGGGAGCAGGGGCCGATACTGATTGTTGCCCATGCCGGAGTTAATCGTGTCCTTCTCTCCAGGTTGCTGCAACGTCCTGTTCAGCAATTGTTTAAGATACCACAGGATTACGGTGCAATAAACATTTTACAGGTCAGAGCACAGGGTGTTGAGGTCTTGGCCGTCAACCTGTGCAAGCAGATCCCCACATCGGAAGACCAATAA
- a CDS encoding amidohydrolase family protein, whose translation MPGAIDMHTHAFPDHIAARAIPALEKEGNITACLNGTVAALLSSMDQAGIERSVLCSIATRPEHFIPILEWSKTIRSDRIEPFPSLHPEDSQLLDHLQAIHSEGFIGVKMHSYYQNYFLDDRRLFALYDLMSELGTILVIHAGYDIAYPRIRMADPQRILYISRQFPKLKLIATHLGGWDEWDAVRELLTGQPIYMELSFAFNSLSSERIRDIMLHHPAEYLLFGTDSPWTDQATGLEMLMRLGLPDDLLTKVIRTNALHLLKTNQQHSPLSTREAKQGAQPC comes from the coding sequence ATGCCTGGTGCCATTGATATGCACACCCACGCCTTTCCCGATCATATAGCGGCCAGGGCAATTCCCGCTCTTGAAAAGGAAGGGAACATTACAGCCTGCCTCAACGGCACAGTGGCAGCTCTGCTCAGCTCCATGGATCAGGCCGGAATAGAACGCTCTGTCCTCTGCTCGATCGCCACCCGCCCCGAACACTTTATCCCTATTTTAGAATGGTCCAAAACCATTCGCTCTGATCGGATTGAGCCGTTTCCATCCCTGCACCCTGAAGACTCTCAACTGCTCGATCACCTGCAGGCAATACACAGTGAAGGATTCATAGGGGTCAAAATGCACTCCTACTACCAGAACTATTTTCTTGACGACCGGCGGCTCTTTGCCCTGTATGACCTGATGAGCGAATTAGGGACAATCCTGGTGATTCATGCAGGGTATGATATTGCTTACCCTCGTATCCGTATGGCTGATCCCCAGCGGATCCTTTACATCAGTCGTCAGTTCCCCAAACTCAAGCTGATAGCCACGCACCTGGGCGGCTGGGATGAATGGGACGCCGTCCGCGAGTTGCTCACCGGTCAACCGATTTATATGGAGCTCTCTTTTGCCTTCAACAGTCTTAGCAGCGAGCGTATCCGCGATATTATGCTGCACCACCCGGCAGAATACCTCCTTTTCGGTACCGATTCTCCCTGGACAGACCAGGCAACCGGCCTCGAGATGTTGATGCGACTCGGCCTGCCGGATGATCTGTTGACGAAAGTTATCCGCACCAACGCCTTACACCTGCTCAAGACAAACCAACAACACTCTCCTCTTTCAACACGCGAAGCAAAGCAAGGAGCACAACCGTGCTGA
- a CDS encoding cysteine hydrolase family protein — MKAETALIIIDMQNDFVLPGAPMHVAGGMDALANIKRVLQYFREQAFPVFHVIREYRADGSDIEITRLQGFLTEKAYCVPGTKGCDIVQGLEPLDNEYRVVKNRFSAFMNTELDFMLRRLGVQTIAVCGVQYPNCIRTTVFDGVALGYEVVLITDAAGAQTKEIARANIHDIANIGVECVSTDTFLHKIDRA, encoded by the coding sequence ATGAAAGCAGAAACAGCGCTGATCATCATTGATATGCAAAACGATTTTGTGCTGCCGGGTGCTCCCATGCACGTGGCTGGAGGGATGGATGCGCTTGCAAATATCAAACGGGTGCTGCAGTACTTCCGAGAGCAAGCATTTCCGGTCTTTCATGTGATACGAGAGTATCGGGCGGATGGCAGTGATATAGAGATCACCAGACTCCAGGGATTCCTGACAGAAAAAGCGTACTGTGTTCCCGGTACAAAAGGATGTGACATTGTGCAGGGACTCGAACCGCTGGACAATGAGTACAGGGTTGTTAAAAATCGATTCAGTGCCTTCATGAACACGGAGTTGGATTTCATGCTGCGTCGATTGGGGGTGCAGACCATCGCCGTTTGTGGAGTACAGTATCCTAACTGTATTCGAACAACAGTTTTCGACGGTGTGGCGCTTGGCTATGAGGTTGTGTTGATCACCGACGCTGCCGGGGCGCAGACAAAAGAGATCGCCCGGGCAAACATACACGATATCGCAAACATCGGCGTGGAGTGCGTCAGTACCGATACATTTTTGCACAAGATAGATCGAGCGTAA